The bacterium genome has a window encoding:
- a CDS encoding PTS sugar transporter subunit IIA produces MNGEELLEFFRPECFIFDLQGETKKDILEELVKPLIDTGKIRNKHVLLETLLKRETLGSTGIGKNVALPHCRTLAISQICVVVGISQKGIDYNAIDKKKVKLFFLIVAPPQEKINQYLPLLGKIVEIVKDNKNRKNLLKTENYTDFMEIIQG; encoded by the coding sequence ATGAATGGAGAAGAACTCTTGGAATTTTTCCGTCCTGAATGTTTTATTTTTGACCTTCAGGGGGAGACGAAAAAAGATATTTTGGAAGAACTTGTAAAGCCTCTTATTGATACCGGTAAGATCAGGAATAAGCATGTTCTTCTTGAAACACTGTTAAAAAGAGAAACACTTGGCAGTACAGGCATTGGCAAGAATGTTGCACTTCCTCACTGCAGAACGCTGGCAATATCACAAATATGCGTTGTTGTAGGTATTTCACAAAAAGGTATTGATTATAATGCTATTGATAAGAAAAAAGTAAAACTTTTCTTCTTAATAGTTGCACCGCCTCAGGAAAAGATTAATCAATATTTACCATTACTTGGCAAGATTGTTGAAATAGTAAAAGATAATAAAAACAGGAAAAACCTGCTTAAGACGGAAAATTATACTGATTTTATGGAGATTATTCAGGGGTAG
- a CDS encoding mannose-1-phosphate guanylyltransferase, whose translation MPMYGVIMAGGSGTRFWPRSRSKKSKQFLTIIGKKSLIKQTIDRIEQVIPPENIFIISREDQQENFAEICTKIPGENKIYEPAGKNTAPCIGLAAQFIKKENPDGVMVVSPADHLVVNTEKFGKVIKKGIEIAREKEGLVTLGIKPDMPATGYGYIQIGEDLDNKGVIKAYNVKTFAEKPNLATAKRFLKSGDFYWNSGVFIFKVQTILQAFKEFLPEVYDGLEEIGKYIGTNKYDDVLKRVYKQIKSISIDYGIMEKAANVYLVEGDFGWSDLGSWEQVYRLSQKDSEGNVRNGDVVIHDSKDSYVYSSDGVTAVLGVDNLIVVRSGDAVLVCKRDRSEDVKKLVDIMKQKRFKKYV comes from the coding sequence GTGCCTATGTATGGTGTAATTATGGCAGGCGGTTCAGGAACACGTTTTTGGCCGAGAAGTAGATCCAAGAAATCAAAACAATTTTTAACTATTATCGGGAAGAAGTCACTTATAAAGCAAACAATAGACCGTATTGAGCAAGTAATACCTCCTGAAAATATTTTCATTATTTCAAGAGAGGATCAACAAGAAAATTTTGCTGAAATTTGCACAAAAATTCCAGGGGAAAATAAGATTTATGAACCTGCTGGAAAAAACACTGCGCCATGTATAGGCCTTGCTGCACAATTTATAAAAAAAGAAAATCCTGATGGTGTTATGGTTGTTTCTCCTGCTGATCATCTTGTAGTAAATACTGAAAAATTTGGAAAAGTCATAAAAAAGGGAATTGAAATAGCAAGAGAAAAAGAAGGGCTTGTAACTCTGGGAATTAAACCTGATATGCCTGCAACCGGATACGGATATATCCAAATTGGCGAGGATCTGGACAATAAGGGTGTAATAAAAGCATATAATGTTAAAACTTTTGCTGAGAAACCAAATCTTGCTACTGCAAAACGTTTTTTGAAAAGCGGTGATTTTTATTGGAATAGCGGTGTTTTTATTTTCAAGGTTCAAACGATTCTGCAAGCTTTTAAGGAATTTCTTCCTGAGGTTTATGACGGACTTGAGGAGATAGGAAAATATATTGGTACTAATAAATATGATGATGTATTAAAAAGAGTTTACAAGCAAATAAAGAGTATTTCAATAGATTATGGAATCATGGAAAAAGCTGCAAATGTGTATCTTGTGGAGGGAGATTTCGGCTGGAGTGATCTTGGCAGCTGGGAGCAGGTTTATCGTTTAAGCCAAAAAGATTCCGAAGGTAATGTACGTAATGGTGATGTAGTAATTCATGATTCAAAGGATTCATATGTGTACTCATCAGATGGTGTTACTGCTGTCCTTGGTGTAGATAACTTAATTGTTGTTCGCAGTGGAGATGCTGTTCTTGTTTGCAAGAGAGATAGATCAGAAGATGTTAAGAAATTAGTCGATATTATGAAACAAAAGCGGTTTAAAAAATATGTATAG
- a CDS encoding dephospho-CoA kinase: MSDKNTIIAGITGGTGTGKSLFCKFLQDLGAAVIDVDNFAKQLMNKSDSIRNSLRSEFGDKIFDLSGKINSKHLSEIVLKGNENFKKLNKIVWPELICNLKTSVENFRENGKGLLVVDMAVLFEAKAADLFDLIIVIDSPIRTRIHRLRKYKGWPEDRISAIISAQTEQTAKLEAADYSVTNNGSSDALKKQANEIFIKLMNDIK, from the coding sequence ATGTCAGATAAAAATACAATTATTGCAGGAATAACAGGCGGTACAGGTACAGGGAAAAGTCTGTTTTGTAAATTTTTACAAGATTTGGGAGCTGCTGTAATTGATGTGGATAATTTTGCAAAGCAGTTAATGAATAAATCTGATTCCATAAGAAATTCTCTGCGATCAGAATTCGGAGATAAGATATTTGATTTGTCGGGGAAAATTAACAGTAAACATCTTTCTGAAATTGTTTTAAAAGGCAATGAAAATTTTAAAAAATTAAATAAAATTGTATGGCCGGAATTAATCTGTAATTTAAAAACTTCAGTTGAAAATTTTCGGGAAAACGGGAAGGGCTTGCTTGTTGTAGATATGGCTGTTCTTTTTGAAGCAAAAGCTGCTGATTTATTTGATTTAATTATTGTGATAGACTCTCCAATCAGAACCAGGATTCATAGATTGCGAAAATACAAGGGCTGGCCAGAGGATCGTATTTCAGCAATTATTTCTGCACAGACAGAACAAACAGCAAAATTAGAGGCTGCAGATTATTCAGTCACAAATAATGGATCTTCTGATGCTTTAAAGAAGCAGGCAAATGAAATTTTTATTAAATTAATGAACGATATTAAATAA
- a CDS encoding AMP-binding protein, whose amino-acid sequence MTNQANTIPELLSNSFSIYKNLPSISFAGEEPLLYKELQDKIMEISHLLLKNGIKKGDKIAILGDNSPNWVISYLSIVFTGAVAVPILPGFTDTDTHHVLRNSDSVAVFVSQKHANKIEDINIPNLFTQISLEDFSVSELHKPIKSNYHDFVKSLSKKLGKDASAAEIVNASEKPNAENLAAIIYTSGTTGNSKGVMLTHKNIVSDVLNSLKKFPLTSNDRFLSILPLSHTFEATGGMLCPLTMGVSIYYMRGLPTPQKLLDSMKAVKPTGVLTVPLVIDKIYRKKILPKIESSSLLRIAYKIPVTRKLINKKAGAQLITSFGGALRFFMFGGAALNSDVEIFLRDADISYSTGYGMTETSPIMTINPFGKVKMGSCGQVIPGVEMKIHKPDPKTGIGEIIVRSPIVMKGYYKNKEATEKVFIEDGWMKTGDIGYFDKHGYLFIKGRSKNVIVGPSGENIYPENIELLLSQNQFIQQAVVYESEGLIHALVYPDYDAVDNAITEENENSSESIKESILEQVRLDINEQLPSFSKINKIKEHQEPFKMTPTNKIKRYLYISS is encoded by the coding sequence ATGACAAATCAAGCAAATACTATTCCGGAGCTGCTATCGAACAGCTTTAGTATTTATAAAAATCTGCCTTCAATATCATTTGCAGGAGAGGAGCCGCTTTTATATAAAGAACTGCAGGACAAAATTATGGAGATATCTCACCTGCTCTTAAAAAATGGCATAAAAAAGGGAGATAAAATAGCCATACTCGGGGACAACAGCCCCAATTGGGTTATTTCATATTTATCAATAGTTTTTACAGGAGCTGTTGCTGTTCCTATTCTGCCGGGATTTACAGATACGGATACTCACCATGTTCTAAGGAATTCCGATTCTGTTGCTGTCTTTGTTTCTCAAAAGCATGCAAACAAAATTGAGGATATAAATATTCCAAATTTATTTACGCAAATCTCTCTTGAAGATTTTTCAGTTTCCGAGCTGCATAAACCCATCAAATCAAATTATCATGATTTTGTAAAATCTCTTTCAAAAAAACTTGGGAAAGATGCTTCTGCTGCAGAAATTGTAAATGCTTCTGAAAAACCGAATGCTGAAAATCTCGCTGCAATAATATATACATCAGGAACAACTGGCAATTCAAAAGGCGTTATGCTTACCCATAAAAACATAGTTAGCGATGTTTTAAACAGCCTTAAAAAATTTCCACTTACTTCAAACGACAGATTTTTATCAATACTCCCTCTGTCTCATACATTCGAAGCAACCGGCGGAATGCTTTGCCCTCTTACCATGGGAGTATCAATCTATTACATGAGAGGGCTTCCTACTCCACAAAAACTGCTTGATTCAATGAAAGCTGTGAAACCTACAGGCGTTTTAACAGTACCTCTTGTAATTGATAAAATTTATAGGAAAAAAATACTTCCCAAAATTGAATCCAGCTCTCTTCTCAGGATCGCTTACAAAATACCTGTTACAAGAAAACTTATTAACAAAAAAGCAGGGGCGCAGCTTATCACCTCTTTTGGAGGCGCTTTAAGATTTTTTATGTTCGGAGGTGCTGCTCTTAATTCTGATGTTGAAATTTTCCTTAGAGATGCAGATATCAGCTATTCAACCGGATACGGAATGACTGAAACATCACCAATAATGACTATAAACCCCTTTGGAAAGGTTAAAATGGGTTCATGCGGTCAGGTTATACCGGGTGTTGAAATGAAAATTCATAAGCCGGATCCCAAGACAGGCATTGGTGAAATTATAGTAAGAAGCCCGATTGTTATGAAGGGATATTATAAAAACAAAGAAGCCACTGAAAAAGTTTTTATTGAAGACGGTTGGATGAAAACCGGAGATATCGGTTATTTTGACAAACATGGCTATCTTTTTATTAAGGGGAGATCAAAAAACGTTATAGTAGGCCCTTCAGGAGAAAATATTTATCCTGAAAATATTGAATTATTACTTTCTCAAAATCAATTTATACAACAAGCTGTTGTTTATGAATCAGAAGGTTTAATACACGCACTTGTATATCCTGATTATGATGCTGTTGACAATGCAATTACCGAAGAAAATGAAAACAGTTCAGAATCCATAAAAGAATCAATTTTGGAACAAGTCCGGCTTGATATTAATGAACAATTACCTTCATTCTCAAAAATCAATAAAATAAAAGAGCACCAGGAACCATTTAAAATGACACCTACAAATAAGATAAAGCGGTATTTGTATATTTCAAGCTAA
- a CDS encoding tetratricopeptide repeat protein — protein MKTTLKGAAILLLVLLFMSCASTSSISIKVLKPAAISMPGVHKIGVVDFHGVGHSGSQIATLMQSMLLETGYYEILEREKISRILEEQNMAMSGIVDDQSAIQAGALLGVDALVFGDVTTYEIEPDKKITRKVKEKKHTGKYQWVEEKDKKSGTVKRVKKEIVEDVWVDKSYWVRRGTVAINYRVVNVKTGRLLAAYSDSRSYDSSKEKRSIFSSFSNNNTLKPKGEILNNLSKEICSIFAHKIAPYYVSERRVIESGEGNIDVGRKYAESGLWPEAKEAWIQAVKDMPEEPAAFYDLGLAFEVEGDLTRAEKAFKAAVKLESKKLYMQALTRIRNSIKEKEKLNSQLGN, from the coding sequence ATGAAGACAACGTTAAAAGGGGCTGCTATACTTTTGTTGGTTTTGCTTTTTATGTCATGCGCTTCTACATCCAGCATTTCAATAAAAGTTTTAAAACCAGCAGCTATAAGTATGCCTGGAGTTCACAAGATTGGTGTCGTGGATTTCCATGGTGTCGGACATTCCGGGAGCCAGATTGCAACTCTAATGCAGTCAATGCTTCTTGAAACCGGGTATTATGAAATTTTAGAAAGAGAAAAAATCAGCAGAATTCTTGAAGAACAAAATATGGCAATGTCAGGTATAGTTGATGATCAGAGTGCAATCCAGGCAGGTGCTCTTTTAGGAGTGGATGCTCTTGTTTTCGGTGATGTAACTACCTATGAGATTGAACCTGATAAAAAGATTACGCGGAAAGTTAAAGAAAAGAAACATACAGGTAAATACCAGTGGGTTGAGGAAAAAGATAAAAAATCCGGCACTGTTAAAAGAGTAAAGAAAGAGATTGTCGAGGACGTATGGGTAGACAAATCTTACTGGGTACGTCGGGGTACTGTTGCTATTAATTACAGAGTTGTGAATGTGAAAACTGGACGGCTTTTAGCAGCTTACAGCGATTCCAGGAGTTATGACAGCAGTAAAGAGAAAAGATCGATCTTTTCCTCTTTTAGTAATAATAATACTTTGAAGCCGAAAGGGGAGATTTTAAACAATCTTTCCAAAGAAATTTGCAGTATTTTTGCCCATAAAATTGCACCTTATTATGTATCTGAGCGGAGGGTTATTGAATCAGGTGAAGGCAATATTGATGTTGGACGTAAATATGCTGAATCCGGTTTATGGCCTGAAGCAAAAGAAGCATGGATACAGGCAGTGAAGGATATGCCTGAAGAACCGGCTGCTTTTTATGATCTTGGTCTTGCTTTTGAAGTGGAAGGCGATCTTACAAGAGCTGAAAAAGCATTTAAAGCTGCTGTTAAACTTGAGTCTAAAAAATTGTACATGCAGGCTCTGACAAGAATTAGAAATTCGATAAAAGAGAAGGAAAAATTGAATTCCCAGCTGGGTAATTAA
- a CDS encoding ABC transporter permease, with product MNFIILIREFLIDVKKQKVRAFLTTIAITWGTLAVVLLMAFGKGLDFRMSESLLNAGERTIKIYGGQTSKKFNGLPIGRPVRMVMTDKDLILKTPGVKFISADFGKYIHLKYQDKIVRTYMEGVEPSFGIMRRMYPGLGGRFIDAKDVAERRRVVFLGSVIAKEVLGNKEPLGRKINIDGLPFTIIGIMPKKLQSSMSNGPDDRRAIIPNTTFQSIYGNKYLRNILVVAKNPNKSKSLVKEIRNSFARKYNFDPEDEKALDIWDMNEALEITDKIFLGFNLFLTIVGTMTLIIAGVGVANIMHVVVRERTKEIGIKRAIGAKKIHIMFQFIFESLLISITGGTTGIFLAKGIIFLIWKIPAQDEVSQLLFRPILSNNVVFVTVIILTLIGLLAGLRPARQAANLDPVDALRYE from the coding sequence ATGAATTTTATCATTTTAATAAGAGAGTTTTTAATAGATGTAAAAAAACAGAAAGTCAGAGCATTCCTTACAACAATTGCCATAACATGGGGAACTCTTGCTGTTGTTCTATTAATGGCTTTCGGCAAGGGCCTGGATTTCAGGATGAGTGAAAGCCTGCTTAATGCCGGTGAGCGTACAATTAAGATTTACGGAGGCCAGACATCAAAAAAATTTAACGGGCTCCCGATTGGAAGGCCCGTAAGAATGGTAATGACCGATAAAGATTTAATTTTAAAAACTCCGGGAGTAAAATTTATAAGTGCCGATTTCGGAAAGTACATACATTTGAAATATCAAGATAAAATTGTCAGAACTTATATGGAGGGTGTTGAACCATCATTTGGAATAATGCGCAGAATGTATCCGGGCCTCGGAGGCAGATTTATTGATGCAAAAGATGTCGCAGAGAGGAGAAGAGTTGTTTTTCTGGGAAGTGTGATTGCCAAAGAAGTGCTCGGTAATAAAGAACCTCTTGGAAGAAAAATTAATATTGACGGACTGCCTTTTACAATTATAGGAATTATGCCGAAGAAATTACAATCTTCCATGAGTAATGGCCCTGATGATAGAAGAGCAATTATTCCAAATACTACATTTCAAAGCATTTATGGTAATAAATACTTAAGGAATATTTTGGTTGTAGCTAAAAATCCAAATAAATCAAAATCACTTGTAAAAGAAATCAGAAATTCTTTTGCAAGAAAATACAATTTTGACCCTGAAGACGAAAAAGCTTTGGATATATGGGACATGAATGAAGCTCTTGAAATAACTGATAAAATATTTTTGGGTTTTAATTTATTCCTTACTATTGTTGGTACCATGACTCTGATTATTGCAGGCGTAGGAGTTGCCAATATTATGCATGTTGTTGTAAGGGAGAGAACAAAAGAGATTGGGATCAAACGGGCAATAGGTGCAAAAAAAATCCATATTATGTTTCAGTTTATATTCGAATCTCTGCTGATTTCTATAACAGGGGGTACAACGGGTATATTTCTTGCAAAAGGGATTATATTTCTTATATGGAAGATACCTGCACAGGATGAGGTATCTCAGCTTCTTTTCCGGCCAATCTTATCAAATAATGTTGTTTTTGTTACTGTTATTATTCTGACTTTAATCGGGCTTCTCGCAGGTTTAAGGCCTGCGAGGCAAGCTGCAAACTTAGATCCTGTAGATGCGCTGCGTTACGAATGA
- a CDS encoding ABC transporter permease, with amino-acid sequence MESLLNNIKEIFFYLRQYKSRTFMTMFGIIWGTITIIVLLSFGVGVKKSMSKNMHGIGESIVLVWPGRTALPYKGYGIGRSIPVTADDVLILKNVISEISLASPEFSRWGTYIRFKDKKQSVNLTGIIPEYGEMRNVFPEPGGRWINDPDFENRRRVVFLGNKLKDFILGKDENAVGKYVFIGNTPFRVIGVLKKKTQNSSYNSRDENRAFIPSSTFTAMYGEKNVDDFVFKVGTPKDSEKAQKRIYQVLGKKYKFNPDDKEALSIWDTTEMDKFVGSFSLGMNIFLGIIGVITLIVGGIGLANIMYVVVEERTREIGIKRSIGARKVIILRQFILESFVIIGVGALIGLVISLIIIRLVGLLPIQEYVGTPEFSPAVAIISITVLAAIGFSAGYFPARRAANLNVVDCIRY; translated from the coding sequence ATGGAAAGCTTGTTAAACAATATCAAAGAGATTTTTTTCTACTTAAGACAGTACAAATCCCGAACCTTTATGACAATGTTCGGCATTATCTGGGGTACGATTACAATAATAGTTCTGTTATCTTTTGGTGTAGGTGTTAAGAAATCCATGAGCAAAAACATGCACGGAATCGGTGAAAGCATAGTACTTGTATGGCCCGGAAGAACAGCTCTGCCATACAAGGGATATGGGATAGGCCGTTCCATTCCTGTTACAGCCGACGATGTTCTTATTTTAAAAAATGTTATTTCTGAGATATCTCTTGCAAGCCCTGAATTCAGCAGGTGGGGCACATATATCAGATTTAAAGATAAAAAACAATCGGTAAACCTGACGGGGATTATACCGGAATACGGAGAAATGAGAAATGTTTTCCCCGAACCGGGAGGGAGATGGATTAATGACCCGGATTTTGAGAATAGGAGAAGGGTTGTTTTTCTTGGCAACAAACTAAAAGATTTTATTTTAGGAAAAGATGAAAATGCGGTTGGTAAATATGTATTCATCGGGAATACGCCTTTCAGAGTTATTGGGGTTCTAAAAAAGAAGACACAAAATTCATCTTACAATTCCAGAGATGAAAACAGGGCATTTATTCCCTCTTCAACATTTACGGCAATGTACGGTGAAAAAAATGTTGATGATTTTGTGTTTAAAGTAGGAACCCCGAAAGATTCGGAAAAAGCGCAGAAGAGAATTTATCAAGTTCTCGGCAAAAAGTATAAATTTAATCCTGACGATAAAGAGGCTCTTTCGATTTGGGATACAACAGAAATGGATAAATTTGTAGGATCTTTCTCCCTCGGGATGAATATTTTCCTTGGGATTATCGGAGTAATTACCCTGATTGTCGGAGGAATCGGCCTTGCAAATATTATGTATGTTGTGGTTGAAGAGAGAACAAGAGAGATTGGAATTAAAAGATCAATTGGTGCACGTAAAGTTATTATTTTAAGGCAGTTTATTCTTGAATCATTTGTAATCATTGGCGTAGGAGCTTTAATCGGGCTTGTTATTTCTCTTATAATTATCAGATTAGTGGGATTGCTGCCAATCCAGGAGTATGTCGGCACACCGGAATTCTCTCCTGCAGTGGCAATTATTTCAATAACCGTACTTGCAGCCATAGGCTTTTCAGCAGGATATTTCCCTGCACGAAGAGCTGCCAATCTTAATGTCGTTGACTGTATAAGATATTAG
- a CDS encoding efflux RND transporter periplasmic adaptor subunit: MKLRKKNLVVLGIIVIIIMIFVIVFVSGKNKNNSDRKVVKAEINTITEKALAVGSIEPVNEVAVKSKMSGVVGKLYVKVGDFVKSGSPLLEIKPNPTPLELVQAKRNVEMKNIALGALKHELDRNKELKKDNLISDYDMETLQKDYNEALLDYKIASEQLELLEKGKVTLANKIIDSVIKSPITGFILEKKVNVGDPVVPLTSYQAGTELLRMADMTKLLFKGTVDEIDVGKIKEGLNAELQIGALPGKNVAGHVSLISLKAHKDGNSTVFPVEIVIDSTRGAMLRAGFSANATIIITKKQNILTLPERVVYFRNDSAFVRIPKDTDGFEERYIETGLSDAILIEIKSGLIKDQEVLEKETKEII, from the coding sequence ATGAAATTGAGGAAAAAGAACCTTGTGGTTCTTGGTATAATTGTCATCATTATAATGATATTTGTAATTGTATTTGTATCAGGAAAAAATAAAAATAATTCTGACCGAAAAGTAGTAAAGGCTGAAATAAATACAATTACAGAAAAGGCTCTTGCAGTAGGCTCAATAGAGCCTGTGAACGAGGTGGCGGTTAAATCAAAAATGTCCGGTGTAGTAGGAAAATTGTATGTTAAAGTCGGGGATTTTGTAAAGAGCGGTTCTCCGCTTCTTGAGATAAAACCGAATCCGACACCATTGGAACTTGTCCAGGCCAAACGTAATGTTGAAATGAAAAATATTGCTCTCGGTGCATTAAAGCATGAGCTGGATCGTAATAAAGAGCTGAAAAAAGATAATTTGATTTCAGATTACGATATGGAAACCCTGCAGAAAGATTACAATGAAGCACTTTTGGATTATAAAATAGCATCTGAACAGCTGGAGCTTCTGGAAAAAGGCAAAGTTACTCTTGCAAATAAAATTATTGATTCGGTAATTAAATCTCCTATAACAGGTTTCATTCTTGAAAAAAAAGTAAATGTGGGAGACCCTGTAGTGCCTTTGACATCATATCAGGCAGGAACCGAACTTCTCAGAATGGCTGATATGACAAAACTTCTTTTCAAGGGGACTGTTGATGAAATTGATGTCGGAAAAATAAAAGAAGGGCTGAATGCCGAACTTCAAATTGGAGCACTTCCCGGAAAGAATGTAGCAGGTCATGTATCTCTTATTTCTCTAAAAGCTCACAAAGACGGCAATTCTACTGTTTTTCCGGTAGAGATTGTTATTGACAGTACTAGGGGTGCAATGTTAAGAGCAGGTTTTTCCGCAAATGCGACAATAATTATTACAAAAAAACAGAACATTCTCACACTTCCCGAGAGAGTGGTCTATTTCAGAAATGATTCAGCCTTCGTAAGAATTCCAAAAGATACAGATGGTTTTGAAGAGAGATACATTGAAACAGGTTTGAGTGATGCAATTTTAATAGAGATTAAGTCAGGTCTAATCAAGGATCAGGAAGTACTGGAAAAAGAGACAAAAGAGATTATATAA
- a CDS encoding peptidylprolyl isomerase: MKRFLIFALIISMFTLCSKKPEQVKLKKGTRAYNLAADLSAITPQLNPEENNVIISTNIFNITTGEIVQVINYSPDEFIKKLLRFHRNKVKNIVEGMAKNLAEKKLLVYSAKKSGIEISDSEVDTAMSEIFKNYGGETKFNMTLRENGMDKEYIAEDVKNSLFADKYLKKIINPKIAVTENDIKNYYNQDTTVTLRQIMAATGNREKHSIDLKRRIIGTVLKMAKKGVDFAVLAKRYSEDANTRENGGLMENIRKGSTEASFDSAAFATPVGKISGVFRTSYGFHILKVLKKKAGLQSYDKVKDTIKREIYLKRWQKEKEAVVDSLKKEYHYRFIPLY; this comes from the coding sequence ATGAAACGATTTTTAATTTTTGCATTGATTATTTCTATGTTCACATTGTGCAGCAAAAAACCGGAACAGGTAAAACTGAAGAAAGGTACCAGAGCCTATAATCTTGCAGCAGATCTTTCGGCAATTACCCCTCAATTAAATCCCGAAGAAAATAATGTTATTATCTCAACGAATATTTTCAATATAACAACAGGAGAAATTGTCCAGGTAATAAATTACAGCCCTGATGAATTTATTAAAAAGCTGCTGAGATTCCACCGTAACAAAGTAAAAAATATTGTTGAAGGAATGGCAAAGAACCTTGCTGAGAAAAAACTTCTTGTATATTCTGCAAAAAAGAGCGGAATAGAAATTTCGGATTCTGAGGTTGATACTGCTATGTCTGAAATTTTTAAAAATTATGGCGGAGAAACAAAGTTCAATATGACGCTGAGAGAAAACGGTATGGATAAGGAATACATTGCAGAAGATGTTAAGAACAGCCTGTTTGCAGATAAATATCTGAAAAAAATTATAAATCCAAAGATTGCTGTTACTGAGAATGATATTAAAAATTATTACAACCAGGATACTACTGTTACTTTGCGCCAGATTATGGCTGCTACAGGAAACAGAGAAAAACATAGTATTGATTTGAAAAGGAGAATCATCGGAACTGTATTAAAAATGGCTAAAAAGGGTGTTGATTTTGCAGTTCTTGCAAAAAGATATTCGGAAGATGCAAACACGAGAGAGAATGGCGGCTTAATGGAAAATATCAGAAAAGGCAGTACTGAAGCATCATTTGATTCTGCAGCTTTTGCAACGCCTGTAGGTAAAATCAGCGGAGTATTTCGCACATCTTATGGATTCCATATTTTAAAGGTACTTAAGAAAAAAGCCGGATTGCAGTCTTATGATAAAGTAAAGGATACAATAAAAAGAGAAATTTATCTGAAAAGATGGCAAAAAGAAAAAGAAGCTGTTGTAGATAGCCTGAAGAAGGAATACCATTATAGATTTATTCCTCTTTATTAA